A single window of Nicotiana tomentosiformis chromosome 1, ASM39032v3, whole genome shotgun sequence DNA harbors:
- the LOC138900660 gene encoding uncharacterized protein, with protein sequence MLTQLVASQAQRSNVAPTLFSSQEDSSSFRVNRFLQLDPPVFTGTDPGADPQDFIDEMHKTLRVMHATEVEGVELASYRLKGVAYSWFEMWEDSCEEGSPPARWSEFADAFIDHFLPAETKADHAVKFETLKQGSRNVWEYHMEFVRLSKYAVYMISVRAAGGPTIRADQGGDSSSSRGPHALSVGGYIQESATWTCQYVKDAE encoded by the coding sequence atgctgactcagttagtagcttctcaggcccagaggtcaaatgttgcacccaccctATTTAGCTCGCAAGAGGATTCTTCTAGTTTCAGGGTAAACAGGTTCCTacagttagaccctccagtgttcacaggtactgatcccggggcagaccctcaggatttcattgatgagatgcataagactctccgagttatgcatgctactgaaGTAGAGGGGgtagagttggcctcttatcgtctgaaaggggtggcatattcctggtttgaaaTGTGGGAAGATTcctgtgaggaggggagccctccagcgagatggagtgagttcgcggatgccttcatagaccatttcttgcctgccgagactaaggcagaccATGCTGTGaagtttgagacccttaaacagggtagtaggaatgtgtgggagtatcacatggagttcgtgcgccTGTCGAAGTATGCTGTTTATATGATCTCGGTCAGGGCagcagggggtcccaccatcagggccgatcaggggggagattctagcagcagcagagggccccatgccctaagtgtgggggGATACATTCAggagtctgctacctggacatgccagtatgttaaagatgcggaatga